Proteins encoded within one genomic window of Thunnus albacares chromosome 13, fThuAlb1.1, whole genome shotgun sequence:
- the LOC122996129 gene encoding uncharacterized protein LOC122996129 yields MESELEKLQLEIKGALYKLTVEQLIKVCDALQISGPGKEHVTGKTRSQLVSHVIRYLEQEELANLEDEGMSELLNAQDIIDKIKMDKEHSASELLNQTEEQESLQKEVEVLRLSLREKESAMHDLMKNSMNLPLSSSIPVKNMASALPNGSMWHKEFKISGQIGEPGQKDRLTFSSLARQIENGLSKGYPDSEITDAVIRAITPGLQLRSYLEGKENLTLPALRRILRSHYQERSATELYKQLTSEVQSSKETPQNFLIRAMDLRQKILFASQEVESSLKYDPALVQSLFMHTVLTGLQNDNIKSDLQPYLLQTNTSDELLLEKVNIACANEKERQDKKKHSAPSRVTHVNTVQPSESPVEKKSTTQQSTATLPPDLLSEMKEMRSDMALLKDLRAEVAQIRETIQKSAPATPQPSSFKAEQNCMQFYHQQPPATVQEYRPALGPGHVRETAQFQQRFAPQRYYPAPRPRPRCFACIQAGEDYCQHCFRCGSSEHFRAGCKAQRLTKPAREIPLN; encoded by the coding sequence ATGGAATCTGAATTAGAGAAACTGCAGCTGGAGATTAAAGGAGCACTGTATAAACTGACGGTAGAGCAGCTGATTAAAGTATGTGATGCACTTCAAATCTCAGGACCAGGGAAAGAGCATGTGACTGGAAAGACACGCAGTCAGTTAGTCTCACATGTCATAAGGTACCTTGAACAGGAAGAGTTGGCCAACCTAGAGGATGAAGGTATGTCTGAACTCCTGAACGCTCAGGACATcatagacaaaataaaaatggacaaaGAACATAGTGCAAGTGAACTTCTAAATCAAACTGAGGAACAGGAGAGCCTCCAGAAGGAGGTAGAGGTATTAAGGCTGTCATTACGTGAAAAAGAGAGTGCAATGCATGATCTGATGAAAAATAGCATGAACCTACCTTTGAGTTCTAGCATCCCAGTGAAGAACATGGCTTCAGCACTGCCAAATGGCTCTATGTGGCACAAAGAATTTAAGATATCAGGCCAAATAGGGGAGCCCGGACAAAAAGATAGGCTCACCTTTTCCAGTCTGGCTAGGCAAATTGAAAATGGGCTCAGCAAAGGCTACCCAGATTCAGAGATCACTGATGCTGTAATCCGTGCCATCACACCAGGCCTGCAGTTAAGGAGTTACcttgaaggaaaagaaaacctCACGTTGCCTGCTCTTAGGAGAATCCTCAGGTCCCATTACCAGGAAAGAAGTGCCACAGAGTTATATAAACAACTCACCTCTGAGGTCCAGAGTAGTAAAGAAACACCCCAAAATTTCCTGATAAGGGCAATGGACCTGAGACAGAAAATTCTGTTTGCTTCTCAGGAAGTTGAATCAAGTCTCAAATATGACCCGGCACTAGTCCAGAGTCTTTTCATGCATACTGTCCTGACTGGTCTGCAGAATGATAATATTAAAAGTGACCTGCAGCCTTACCTCCTGCAAACGAATACATCAGATGAGCTACTGTTGGAGAAGGTGAACATTGCATGTGCCAATGAAAAGGAGAGAcaggacaaaaagaaacattcagCCCCATCACGAGTGACTCATGTAAACACTGTCCAGCCCAGTGAATCCCCAGTGGAAAAGAAAAGTACTACCCAGCAAAGTACAGCCACTCTACCCCCGGACCTTCTctcagaaatgaaagaaatgcgTTCTGACATGGCGCTGCTGAAAGATCTGAGAGCTGAAGTAGCCCAGATTAGAGAAACCATCCAAAAGTCAGCACCTGCAACCCCACAGCCCTCCTCCTTTAAGGCTGAACAAAACTGTATGCAGTTTTACCACCAGCAGCCACCAGCAACGGTGCAGGAGTACCGACCAGCACTTGGACCTGGACATGTGAGGGAAACAGCACAGTTCCAGCAAAGATTTGCACCACAGCGATATTACCCAGCACCACGCCCCCGCCCTAGGTGTTTTGCTTGTATCCAGGCAGGTGAGGACTACTGTCAACACTGCTTTAGGTGCGGAAGTAGTGAGCATTTTCGTGCAGGATGTAAAGCACAGAGACTGACAAAACCAGCTAGAGAGATCCCTTTAAACTAA